One Nitrospinota bacterium DNA segment encodes these proteins:
- a CDS encoding glycosyltransferase family 2 protein produces the protein MSLQGGAVKSSLPPLTAGIINHNGRDCIADTISSILQNGYPDVEVIVVDDCSTDGSAEMVRARFPAVKVFVQERNMGPNAARNRVMREAGRDFVFVTDNDITLAPGGLRRLMETMLAGFDVGVATPMVLDSLDETKIYSNGAGLHYTCFGVIPLRHEHIPENMDMTPRRSVCGSGGIMLLRKKMWEALGGFDEDFVFGYDDGEFTYRASAAGWKVMQVPEARIYHIEKPGRRPDRLRYQLKGRLTLILKAYSARSLFLLAPALLAFEVVNLSFLASRGLAGEWINGTGMVMGDFARIMEKRAAVMAMKKVPDKDLLEAGDIYMFPSRLGGGLARIGKRVFESALKAYWGLVRPLLTK, from the coding sequence ATGAGCCTTCAAGGCGGCGCGGTTAAATCAAGCCTGCCGCCCCTCACCGCCGGCATAATCAATCACAACGGCCGCGATTGCATTGCGGACACCATAAGCTCCATCCTGCAAAACGGCTATCCCGATGTGGAGGTGATAGTCGTGGACGACTGTTCCACCGACGGGAGCGCGGAGATGGTGCGCGCAAGATTCCCCGCCGTGAAAGTGTTCGTCCAGGAGCGCAACATGGGGCCCAACGCCGCGCGTAACCGCGTTATGCGGGAGGCGGGGCGGGATTTCGTGTTCGTGACGGACAACGACATAACGCTGGCCCCCGGCGGCCTAAGGCGGCTTATGGAGACCATGCTGGCCGGTTTTGATGTTGGGGTGGCCACACCCATGGTGCTCGATTCGCTGGATGAAACCAAGATATACTCCAACGGAGCCGGGCTGCATTACACCTGCTTTGGCGTAATACCGCTCCGGCACGAACACATCCCGGAAAACATGGACATGACACCGCGCAGGTCCGTCTGTGGTTCCGGGGGGATAATGCTGCTGAGGAAAAAAATGTGGGAAGCGCTCGGCGGATTCGACGAGGACTTCGTGTTCGGCTACGACGACGGAGAATTCACCTACCGCGCAAGCGCGGCGGGATGGAAGGTGATGCAGGTCCCCGAGGCGAGGATATACCATATCGAAAAACCGGGCAGACGGCCCGACAGGCTGCGATACCAGCTCAAAGGCAGGCTCACCCTGATATTGAAGGCGTATTCCGCCAGGTCGCTTTTCCTGCTTGCTCCGGCGCTGCTGGCCTTTGAGGTGGTGAACCTTTCTTTCCTTGCGTCACGCGGGCTTGCCGGAGAATGGATCAATGGGACGGGGATGGTGATGGGCGATTTTGCGCGCATAATGGAAAAACGGGCCGCCGTGATGGCGATGAAAAAAGTTCCGGACAAAGACCTTCTGGAAGCCGGTGATATATATATGTTCCCCTCCCGGCTCGGAGGCGGGCTTGCGCGGATCGGCAAGAGGGTGTTCGAATCGGCGCTCAAAGCGTACTGGGGGCTGGTGCGGCCACTGCTTACGAAATGA